Proteins from one Porites lutea chromosome 3, jaPorLute2.1, whole genome shotgun sequence genomic window:
- the LOC140931070 gene encoding uncharacterized protein, translating into MADENTKVQLVESDIPGAELPKPAEFCTVAILKRWLSCRGAKVSGNRKDLIKRVNDYINNGLSNNLVDPDGGVNVQKKRLKLGLIQEVNPTCNAEFPADGFQVGISCVPRIGYNHIWKYLIEDVEFKKQLAVEKPIVKGYNFFKSGKVLGLYSKSENGLVYVKSQVQPSYSKGGSVYAVKIIIHANSEIQKAFCPCPAGNDGRCNHLAASLFAMEDIFNKTVNMKETDTDQLPCTSKPCTWNVPKKRKQEPSTIQGVNFQKHVYGKESKAPRAPTPPVAVSQSVNDFESIFEKIKNTETKTGKKIGLSYIIPHTLPEKELLPPSEPECINRTPAKWEVVSPVKDAPLSMSDIEQKALRAKKRLFDSVNDIEEIVEKTKGQHETRMWFDVRQPRITASKSKRCLLKPTTSPTKAVSEVLYPKQVQTNAMKDGIESESSIIQTFEHETGNKVLKSGFFISDTHPFLGASPDGLVDEDKIVEVKKIILKEGESLEDGMCRLGIYKRFEQNLVLNNNHKYYYQIQQQLFCAKRSICYFIVSSARGTHRDTVQFDSAFWENILPRLESFYFDHVFPELVYPRILTGESRWNKDLQFPRLA; encoded by the exons atggcggacgaaaaCACGAAAGTTCAGCTAGTTGAAAGCGATATTCCAGGTGCTGAGTTGCCTAAACCAGCAGAATTTTGTACTGTGGCTATATTGAAACGATGGCTGTCCTGCAGAGGTGCAAAAGTGTCCGGAAATCGGAAGGATTTGATCAAAAG AGTAAATGATTACATTAATAATGGGTTATCGAACAATTTGGTTGACCCTGATGGAGGAGTGAACGTGCAGAAAAAGCGCTTGAAACTTGGCCTGATTCAAGAAGTGAACCCAACATGCAATGCTGAATTTCCTGCCGATGGTTTTCAAGTAGGGATATCTTGTGTTCCCCGCATTGGTTACAATCACATATGGAAGTACTTAATCGAGGATGTGGAGTTTAAGAAACAGCTTGCTGTGGAAAAGCCTATCGTAAAAGGTTACAACTTTTTCAAGTCTGGCAAAGTGCTTGGATTGTACAGCAAATCTGAAAATGGCCTGGTTTACGTGAAAAGTCAAGTTCAGCCATCTTATTCGAAAGGTGGATCAGTTTATGCTGTGAAAATCATTATACATGCCAACTCAGAAATTCAGAAAGCATTCTGCCCTTGCCCAGCTGGAAATGATGGCCGTTGCAATCACCTTGCTGCCTCATTGTTTGCAATGGAGgatatttttaacaaaacagTGAACATGAAAGAAACAGACACTGACCAACTTCCTTGTACATCAAAGCCCTGCACGTGGAATGTCCCTAAGAAGAGAAAGCAAGAGCCATCGACTATCCAAGGGGtgaattttcaaaaacatgtgtatgggaaagaaagcaaagcacCAAGAGCTCCTACTCCTCCTGTTGCTGTTTCCCAAAGTGTGAATGATTTTGaatcaatttttgaaaagataaaaaacacaGAAACTAAAACAGGCAAAAAAATTGGACTCTCTTATATCATTCCACATACTCTTCCAGAGAAAGAATTATTGCCACCAAGTGAACCTGAATGTATCAACAGGACACCTGCTAAATGGGAGGTTGTATCTCCTGTGAAGGATGCCCCACTTTCGATGAGTGATATTGAGCAGAAGGCACTGAGAGCCAAAAAGAGATTGTTTGACTCTGTTAATGATATAGAAGAAATTGTTGAGAAGACAAAGGGTCAACATGAAACAAGAATGTGGTTTGATGTCCGCCAACCAAGGATAACTGCTTCAAAGAGTAAGAGGTGTCTGTTAAAGCCGACAACAAGCCCAACGAAAGCTGTGTCAGAGGTTCTTTATCCCAAGCAAGTGCAGACCAATGCTATGAAGGATGGTATTGAATCAGAATCATCAATTATTCAAACATTTGAACATGAAACTGGCAACAAGGTACTTAAATCAGGATTTTTTATATCAGACACTCATCCATTTTTAGGGGCATCTCCTGATGGGCTTGTGGATGAGGACAAGATTGTTGAAGTTAAAAAGATTATTTTGAAAGAAGGAGAGTCACTTGAAGATGGAATGTGCAGACTAGGAATATACAAGAGATTTGAACAAAACCTAGTTCTCAACAACAATCACAAGTATTACTACCAAATACAGCAACAGCTGTTTTGTGCGAAGCGATCCATTTGCTATTTTATTGTTTCAAGTGCAAGAGGAACCCACAGAGACACTGTTCAGTTTGATTCTGCATTTTGGGAAAACATACTGCCAAGACTTGAAAGCTTTTACTTTGATCATGTTTTTCCTGAACTTGTGTATCCAAGAATTTTAACTGGGGAGTCACGATGGAACAAGGACCTTCAGTTCCCAAGGCTTGCATAA